In the genome of Paenibacillus sp. GP183, the window GAATGCATCCGGCAAATCACAGGCAGCTTCAAAAGGCGGACTCACGTTCACACAGCTGCTCGATGGCCAAATGAAGCAAGAAAGCATTACGGTGCCCACTGATGCTGCAATGACGTTGGCAGGACTTATTCAAATGCTCCAAAGCCTAACTCTGCCGATCCAGAATGTCGTGCAAACCCAGAATAAGAGTGAGACTGCTGGCGGACTTCCTGTGATACTTCTTAAAGCCATGAACAGCAATGAGGCTCTCGCGAATAAACTCTTGCAAGACCCTAATCTGATTCAGTGGTTTCAGCAGACGCAAGAAATTCTCGGCGCTCTGTCAGGTAATGATGCAGTCCCTGTGAAAGCTGCTGGTATTCCGCAATCCGCATTGAACACCAAGAACCTGCAGGCGCAAAATACACTTTTGACCCTTGCATCGATGCTTAAGGAGCAGCCGAATAACGCAGTTCTTCAGCACATTACGCAGGATTTGCAAAAGCTGATTGAACCCTTGCTGCCTCAGCTCGCTCTTGGATTAAATCCTGCTCCGGCAAGCCAAAACCCCGCAGCAGACCCTGCCGGTTTTGAAGCAGCTGGAAATCAGGCAATTGCCAATGGTTTGCCAATTCACAAGGCTTCAATGAAGCAATCAGGGCCGCTCGCAGCAAGCCAGCCTGATGCCGGAAAGCAGAGCTACAAATCGGATGAAGGCATAGCCAATGTGGTTACCGTTCAACCAGTCAAGTCACAGCTTGAATGGTTAGCAGCTAAGAATGCGGTAAATGCGAGCTACAATTCGCTGCCGATCACAGAAACGAAACAGGAACAACTGCCTCAGCTGACAGCAGATCCAACGGCGAGCAACAGCCCAATCCTGCAGTTTACGGATATGCTAAAGGCACCTTTGCCAACAGAAGCTGTCGTGAAACCTGCAACTCAGACTATTTACGCGGCTAACTTTGCCCAGGACATGACCGAGCATATGCTGAAAAACATGAAGATCACACTGGCTGACGGCATATCTGAAGCGAAGCTTTCCTTATTTCCCAAAAATCTGGGACATGTTGATGTGAAAATCACGATGCATGAAGGACATTTGACCGCTCAATTTGCGGCAGACTCATTGGCAGGCAAGCAAATGCTGGAAAGTCAGCTTCCACAGCTTAGGCAATCGCTGCAAAGCCAAGGACTTCTTGTAGAAAAGCTGGAAGTCACGCAAAACCTGAATACGCAATCCGGTATGTTTCAGGACCAGCGGCAAGGTCAGTGGACTGGGCAAAACTTTAGACCAACAAAGAGCAAATCGTCTGCAAGCTATGAGTTGGACAATGTTGAATTTATTCAACAGCTCTCAAGCGCGGCTCAGATGAGAAGTGCAGCCTATAACAACTCATTTGATGTAACTGCTTAAGGGCAATGATCGAAACAGTCATCCAGAGGGAGGTGATCATATGGCTGATCCCATTGTCGGCAGCGTAGATTCTTTGATTAACAAAACACCAGTCAGCAAGAAGACTGGCGGCAATTCTTTAGGCAAAGACGACTTCCTGAAAATTTTAATCACCCAGCTCAAATATCAGGATCCCTCACAACCTTTGCAGGACAAAGAATTTATCGCACAAATGGCACAATTTACTTCCGTCGAGCAGCTTAGCAATATGGCCAGTGAAATGAAGCTTCTCAGGCAATCGCTCGGCACATCTTCAGATTTGATCGGCAAAACGGTATCCTGGCTAAGCAAGGATAGTACCGGAATATCCATTGAAAAGACAGGCAAAGTGGATTCGATCACATTTAAGAATGGCAACCAATTTATCAATGTGGGCGGGGAAGCCCTTACGGTGAGCCAACTCACGAAAATTGCCAATATCGGAGGTACAGGGTAAATGGAAAGAATATCGATAGGGCAGCTTTATCCGAGTGCAGTTCCTCCTGCGTCAACAAGACGCGCAGCCCTACAGACACCTGCGGCACAACCCGGTAACCCAAGCTTTCAAAACATCCTGCAAGATCAATTGGTACGTTTCAGCCATCATGCGGAAGCGAGGCTGGAGCAGCGCGGCATTCAATTGCAGCCCGAACAACTGTCCAAGCTGGGATCGGCCATCGATCAAGCTGCTGCCAAAGGGGCCAAGGATGCTTTAATGTTAATGGGCTCCGTAGCGCTTATTGTGAACATTCCCAATCGAACAGTAGTGACGGCGATGGATGGCAGCGCAATGAAAGACAATGTGTTTACGAAAATTGACAGTGCGGTCGTTATTTCTTAGTCAGGCTGGCCCGAAAATGGAGGCCTGAAGCTGTGGATCGATTGAAGCAGCTTGCCATATTTCAAAACAATTAGGAGGATACCAGATGTTAAGATCTTTATATTCGGGCGTTTCAGGCATGCGTGGATTTCAATTAAAATTAGATGTTATCGGAAATAATATTTCCAATGTAAACACAGTGGGCTTTAAGGGCGGGCGCGTGATGTTCAAGGACATTCTCAGCCAAACCGTTTCCGGTGTAAGTTCTCCGGACACCACCCGCGGAGGTGTGAACGCTAAGCAAGTTGGACTTGGCGTAGCTACTGCGTCCATTGATACGGTTCATACACCAGGCAGCGCAATGACTACGAATGTAGTAACCGATATAAGAATCAATGGCGATGGATTTTTCGCCGTGGGTATTGAGGGTCAAGGAGCTACTCCTTATCTGACCAGAGCAGGCAACTTTACCCTGGACTCCAACCGCAACCTGGTGAATGCGGAAGGCTTGCATGTGTTCGGTACAGATGGAGCCAACATCGC includes:
- a CDS encoding flagellar hook-length control protein FliK; the encoded protein is MDISMMTAPTAVNSTATPATGTANQQAVNASGKSQAASKGGLTFTQLLDGQMKQESITVPTDAAMTLAGLIQMLQSLTLPIQNVVQTQNKSETAGGLPVILLKAMNSNEALANKLLQDPNLIQWFQQTQEILGALSGNDAVPVKAAGIPQSALNTKNLQAQNTLLTLASMLKEQPNNAVLQHITQDLQKLIEPLLPQLALGLNPAPASQNPAADPAGFEAAGNQAIANGLPIHKASMKQSGPLAASQPDAGKQSYKSDEGIANVVTVQPVKSQLEWLAAKNAVNASYNSLPITETKQEQLPQLTADPTASNSPILQFTDMLKAPLPTEAVVKPATQTIYAANFAQDMTEHMLKNMKITLADGISEAKLSLFPKNLGHVDVKITMHEGHLTAQFAADSLAGKQMLESQLPQLRQSLQSQGLLVEKLEVTQNLNTQSGMFQDQRQGQWTGQNFRPTKSKSSASYELDNVEFIQQLSSAAQMRSAAYNNSFDVTA
- a CDS encoding flagellar hook capping FlgD N-terminal domain-containing protein; the protein is MADPIVGSVDSLINKTPVSKKTGGNSLGKDDFLKILITQLKYQDPSQPLQDKEFIAQMAQFTSVEQLSNMASEMKLLRQSLGTSSDLIGKTVSWLSKDSTGISIEKTGKVDSITFKNGNQFINVGGEALTVSQLTKIANIGGTG
- a CDS encoding TIGR02530 family flagellar biosynthesis protein, whose amino-acid sequence is MERISIGQLYPSAVPPASTRRAALQTPAAQPGNPSFQNILQDQLVRFSHHAEARLEQRGIQLQPEQLSKLGSAIDQAAAKGAKDALMLMGSVALIVNIPNRTVVTAMDGSAMKDNVFTKIDSAVVIS
- the flgG gene encoding flagellar basal body rod protein FlgG: MLRSLYSGVSGMRGFQLKLDVIGNNISNVNTVGFKGGRVMFKDILSQTVSGVSSPDTTRGGVNAKQVGLGVATASIDTVHTPGSAMTTNVVTDIRINGDGFFAVGIEGQGATPYLTRAGNFTLDSNRNLVNAEGLHVFGTDGANIALADTVTAFSIAQNGDIVAVNQDGTSAPTGQKVAVVKVTNPAGLEKIGGNLYRMTPNANNGSAITLSAPGDATLGTGTLISGELEMSNVDLTSEFTEMIIAQRGFQANSRIITTSDEILNEVVNLKH